In Aurantimicrobium minutum, the following proteins share a genomic window:
- the secY gene encoding preprotein translocase subunit SecY, whose translation MISAIVRIFRTPDLRRKIGFTLGIITLFRLGSFIPGPYVDFGNVQACLNANQNTSGLYELVNLFSGGALLQLSIFALGIMPYITASIIVQLLRVVIPHFETLYKEGQAGQSKLTQYTRYLTIALGVLQSTTLITVARSGALFGTNSTPECSQLLTNDAWYAILLMVITLTAGTGLIMWMAELVTERGIGNGMSLLIFTSIAAGFPRSLGNVYSARGLNTLLIVLALILVVIIAVVFVEQSQRRIPVQYAKRVVGRRTYGGNNTYIPIKVNMAGVVPVIFASSLLYLPALIAQFNQPAAGQQPAAWVTWISTYLTQGDHPVYMLMFFLLIVGFTYFYVAITFNPVEVADNMKQYGGFIPGIRAGRPTAEYLDYVLTRITLPGSLYLGLVAILPLIVLALAGASTSFTFGGTSILIVVGVGLETVKQIDSQLQQRHYEGLLR comes from the coding sequence GTGATTAGTGCAATTGTGCGAATTTTCCGCACTCCAGACTTGCGCCGCAAGATTGGCTTCACGCTGGGAATTATCACCCTGTTCCGTTTGGGATCGTTCATCCCCGGACCTTACGTTGATTTTGGCAACGTTCAGGCATGTTTGAATGCCAACCAAAACACCTCGGGCCTCTATGAGCTCGTCAACCTCTTCTCTGGTGGAGCTCTCCTCCAGTTGAGCATCTTTGCTCTGGGCATCATGCCCTACATCACGGCGTCGATTATCGTGCAGCTGCTGCGCGTGGTTATCCCTCACTTTGAAACGTTGTACAAGGAAGGTCAGGCTGGCCAGTCCAAGCTGACTCAGTACACCCGTTACCTCACCATTGCACTTGGTGTCCTCCAGTCGACCACACTGATCACTGTTGCTCGCTCGGGCGCACTCTTTGGAACCAACTCGACTCCTGAATGTTCTCAGTTGCTCACCAACGACGCATGGTACGCAATCCTGCTCATGGTCATCACCCTTACCGCTGGTACCGGTCTGATCATGTGGATGGCTGAACTGGTCACCGAGCGCGGTATCGGTAACGGTATGTCTTTGCTGATCTTCACCTCTATCGCAGCTGGTTTCCCTCGCTCTCTCGGAAACGTCTACAGCGCACGCGGTCTGAACACTCTGCTGATTGTTCTGGCACTGATCTTGGTGGTCATCATCGCGGTTGTCTTCGTGGAGCAGTCTCAGCGTCGTATTCCTGTTCAGTACGCCAAGCGTGTTGTGGGACGTCGCACCTACGGTGGTAACAACACGTACATCCCCATCAAGGTGAACATGGCTGGTGTGGTCCCCGTGATCTTCGCTTCCTCACTGTTGTACCTGCCCGCACTGATTGCACAGTTCAACCAGCCTGCAGCTGGTCAGCAGCCTGCGGCATGGGTGACCTGGATTTCTACCTACCTCACGCAGGGTGACCACCCGGTCTACATGCTCATGTTCTTCCTGCTGATTGTGGGCTTCACGTACTTCTATGTCGCCATCACCTTCAACCCTGTTGAGGTCGCCGACAACATGAAGCAATACGGTGGCTTCATCCCCGGTATTCGTGCCGGTCGCCCCACTGCCGAATACCTCGACTACGTGCTCACTCGCATCACCTTGCCTGGTTCGCTCTACCTGGGTCTCGTCGCGATTTTGCCCCTTATCGTGCTCGCTCTGGCAGGCGCCAGCACCTCCTTCACTTTTGGTGGAACATCTATACTTATCGTTGTAGGTGTCGGGCTGGAGACCGTGAAGCAGATTGATTCACAGTTACAACAGCGCCACTATGAAGGGCTATTGCGATAA
- the rplO gene encoding 50S ribosomal protein L15 gives MAEEKKEAAKKAPAAKAAAPKAAAAKAPAAKAAAPKAAAKPAAEKAPAAKAAPKAAAKPAAEKTEAQAEAPKAAAAKKPAAKKAAAEPREHVLKVHHLRPAEGAKKARTRVGRGEGSKGKTAGRGTKGTKARYQVKIGFEGGQMPLHMRTPKLRGFKNPFRVEYQVVNLDALAELYPNGGDVTVADLVAKGAVRKNEKVKVLGNGDIAVKLNIAVDKVSSSAEQKIVAAGGSIK, from the coding sequence ATGGCTGAAGAGAAGAAGGAAGCCGCAAAGAAGGCTCCAGCTGCAAAGGCTGCTGCTCCTAAGGCTGCCGCCGCGAAGGCACCTGCTGCCAAAGCTGCTGCACCTAAGGCTGCTGCAAAGCCAGCTGCAGAAAAGGCCCCTGCTGCAAAGGCTGCTCCCAAGGCTGCCGCTAAGCCAGCTGCTGAGAAGACCGAAGCTCAGGCTGAGGCTCCCAAGGCTGCTGCCGCAAAGAAGCCTGCTGCGAAGAAGGCTGCTGCTGAACCTCGTGAGCACGTCCTTAAGGTGCACCACCTTCGTCCCGCTGAGGGCGCGAAGAAGGCTCGCACCCGCGTAGGTCGTGGTGAAGGTTCTAAGGGTAAGACTGCAGGTCGTGGTACCAAGGGAACGAAGGCTCGTTACCAGGTCAAGATCGGCTTCGAGGGTGGACAGATGCCTCTGCACATGCGTACCCCCAAGCTCCGCGGCTTCAAGAACCCCTTCCGTGTTGAGTACCAGGTTGTGAACCTGGATGCTCTCGCTGAGCTGTACCCCAACGGTGGAGATGTCACAGTAGCTGACCTCGTAGCCAAGGGCGCGGTTCGCAAGAACGAAAAGGTCAAGGTTCTTGGTAACGGCGACATCGCTGTTAAGCTGAACATTGCAGTTGACAAGGTCTCGAGCTCAGCAGAGCAGAAGATCGTGGCTGCAGGCGGTTCGATCAAGTAA
- the rpmD gene encoding 50S ribosomal protein L30: MAARLKVTQIKSVISEKQNQRDTLRSLGLKRIGDIVVKEDSPVTRGYVRTVAHLVKVEEID; encoded by the coding sequence ATGGCTGCTCGTCTAAAGGTCACACAGATCAAGTCCGTAATTAGCGAAAAGCAGAACCAGCGCGACACTCTTCGTAGCCTGGGTCTCAAGCGCATTGGCGACATCGTCGTCAAAGAGGACAGCCCGGTAACTCGCGGATACGTTCGCACCGTGGCTCACCTCGTCAAGGTCGAGGAGATTGACTAA
- the rpsE gene encoding 30S ribosomal protein S5, with amino-acid sequence MSENTVNETEVVAEAAAVETALVDTTNEPREARRGGRERNPNKDRNRDRDAEKSQFLERVVTINRVSKVVKGGRRFSFTALVVVGDGNGMVGVGYGKAKEVPLAISKGVEEAKKAFFRVPRTGNTIPHPVQGEAAAGVVLLRPAAAGTGVIAGGPVRAVLECAGIHDVLSKSLGSSNTINIVHATVEALKQLEEPRAVAARRGLDFDQVAPARLVRAEAEAAKAGA; translated from the coding sequence GTGAGCGAGAACACTGTTAACGAAACTGAAGTTGTTGCAGAAGCAGCAGCTGTGGAGACTGCACTCGTAGACACCACCAACGAGCCTCGTGAGGCTCGCCGTGGTGGCCGTGAGCGCAACCCCAACAAGGATCGCAACCGCGATCGCGACGCTGAGAAGAGCCAGTTCCTCGAGCGCGTCGTTACCATCAACCGTGTATCCAAGGTGGTCAAGGGTGGTCGTCGCTTTAGCTTCACCGCTCTCGTCGTCGTGGGTGACGGTAACGGTATGGTTGGCGTTGGCTACGGTAAGGCGAAGGAAGTTCCCCTCGCTATCTCCAAGGGTGTTGAAGAAGCTAAGAAGGCTTTCTTCCGCGTACCACGCACCGGTAACACCATTCCTCACCCCGTTCAGGGCGAGGCAGCTGCCGGTGTTGTACTCCTTCGTCCCGCTGCTGCAGGTACCGGTGTTATCGCCGGTGGTCCAGTGCGTGCCGTACTCGAGTGCGCAGGTATCCACGACGTACTGAGCAAGTCTCTCGGTTCGTCCAACACCATCAACATTGTTCACGCCACCGTGGAAGCACTGAAGCAGCTCGAAGAGCCTCGCGCCGTTGCTGCACGTCGTGGTCTGGACTTTGACCAGGTTGCTCCTGCACGCCTCGTGCGCGCAGAAGCTGAGGCTGCAAAGGCAGGTGCCTAA